Within the Mycobacterium gordonae genome, the region CCGTATTTCAGCGCACACCGCCCTGGATGGTGCCCAAGGAGGATCGGCCCTACAGCGCAGCCGAATTGGCTCAGTTCCGGCGCAACCCGCTGGCCGCGCGCCGGAAGCGTTGGCAGATCTGGAAATTCCAGCACGACAACACTGCGACCATGGCCGACGACCCGATCGTCGCCGCGCGGTCTGCGTTCGCGACCTCCTTCCTGGAACGCACGGTGCCCGACGAGCACCTGCGCCGGGCGTTGACGCCGGACTATCCGTTCCGCTGCAAGCGCGTGTTGTTGGGTGACGACTTCTATCGAGCGTTGCAGCAGGACAACGTCGCACTGGTCACCGATCCCATCGAACGGTTGACGGACTCCGCGGTGGTCACCGCGTCGGGCGCTGCGGTCGACGTCGATGCCGTGGTGCTGGCCACTGGATTCGAGACGTCTCGCTATCTCTCGGGTATCGAGGTCATCGGCGCCCGGGGACGGAGTCTGCACGAGCGCTGGGGTCAAGACCCGACCGCGTACCTGGGTGTGGCGGTGTCGGGGTTCCCGAACTTCTTCATGCTCTATGGGCCCAACACCAATCAGGGCGGCAATTCGATCGTCTACATTCTCGAGGCGGGCGCTCGACTCGTGGCCAGCGCGGTGTCCCGGATCGCCCGCCACGGGGGATACCTCGATGTTCGTCCGGAGGCGGAGCGGCGCTACAACGACCGACTCTCGGCCGACCTGGAACGCTCGATCTGGACGCAGTGCGACAGCTACTTCCGCTCGCCCAGTGGCCGTGTCGTGACCCAGTGGCCGTACACCGAATTGGAGTACGCGCGCCGTACCTGGCGGGTCAGGCCGGGGGATTGGACGCACGAAGGTGCTGCATCGCCGAAAGTTGCCGCGGGGACCACGCTAAACCGGCCTTAAACTATCAGACGATTGATTATTTGCCGAAAACGATCCGCGTCGCCGTGGCGCCTGCATACGATCAATTGATTGATTGCATCGCCGTTTGGAAGGTCACCGATGTCGTACGTTGCTGTAATCCCGGAGCTGCTGGCGGCGGCGTCGTCGGAGTTGTCGGGAATCGGGTCGGCGTTGGCCGCCGCGCACGCCGCGGCGGCGCTGCCGACCGCCACAATCCTGGCCGCGGCCGACGACGAAGTGTCGGCGGCCATCGCCGCGTTGTTCGCCGGGCACGCCCGCGACTACCAGGCGCTCAACCTGCGGATCGAAGCCTTTCACCAGCAGTTCGTGCGGTCGCTGACATCCGGTGCGGGCTGGTACGCCGCTGCCGAATCGGCCAACATCACTCCGCTAGAACAGGCGCTCAACCTGATCAACGCACCAACCCGGGCGCTGACCGGCCGGCCGCTGATCGGGAACGGCGCCGACGGGCCGGCCGGCACCGGTGCCGACGGTGGAGCCGGCGGACTGCTGTACGGCAATGGCGGCAAGGGCGGATCGGGGGCGGCCGGCCAGGCCGGCGGAAACGGCGGCAGCGCCGGGCTGATCGGTAACGGCGGCGCGGGCGGTCAGGCGGGCACCGGCGTCGACGCCACCCGGCCGGCGCCGGCGGGGGGCCGGGGCGGTAACGGCGGCCTGTTGTCCGGCAATGGCGGTGCCGGCGGCATGGGGGGCGCCGGCGCGATCGGTGGCGTCGGGGGCGCCGGGGGCAACGCCGGATTGGTGGGCGACGGCGGCAACGGTGGCGCCGGCGGAGCCGGCCAGACACCGGGTGCGGGTGGGGCCGGCGGCTCCGGGGGCCAGCTCGCCGGCCACGACGGCGCTCACGGGGCGACCGGAACGAAGGTCAGCGGCCCCAGCAACCCGGGTAATCCGACCGATCCGGGTAATCCGACCGATCCGGGTAATCCGTCGAACCCCCCAGGCCAGAACGCGGTGGGCGCGGCCCGTGACGACAAGATCACGTCCGCCAATGGAGGGACCGTCGCCGACGGCAATCTGAAAGAAATCTCCGGCGTCGACGCCGGGATCAACAACCCGGATGTCTACTGGGTGCACAACGATTCCGGAGACAGCGCACGCATCTTCGCAATCGATGCCAAGACCGGTCAGACCCTGGCCACCTACAAGCTCAGTGGCGCCTCAGCGAGCGACTGGGAGGACATCGAGGTGGCCAAGGGTCCGGATGGCAAGTCCTACATCTACGTGGGGGACATCGGCGACAACGGGCTGTCGCGCAGCAGCGTCACGGTCTACCGGGTGCCCGAGCCGATCGTCACCGGCACCGCAAGCAATCCCACGAGCGGTTCCCTGTCCGGAGTCGAACAACTCAAGCTGCAGTATCCCGGCGGAGAGAAGATCAACTCCGAGGCGCTCGCGGTCGACCCGAACACGCGCAACCTCGTGGTGGTGGAGAAGACCAGCGGCAGCGTGTCGCGGGTGTTCGCCGCTCCGGACGCCGGATGGACCAGCGCGGGCAGTAGCAGTAGCCCGACACAGTGGAATCAGGTTGCCACTCTGGACATGTCCCGCTCCTCGTCGAAACTAGTCACCGCCGCGGACTTCTCGCCGGACGGCTCGCAGTTGGCGGTGCGGACCTACCGCGATGTCCTGCTCTGGGATCGCGCCCCGGGCACCAGCGCCTGGTCGCCGTTCGGTCAGCCGCCTGTCGACGCGCCGGCGGTCAGTGAAACGCAGGGTGAAGCGATCGCCTTCCATCCCGATGGTCGGGGCTACGTCACGGTCAGCGAGGGGACCGGCCAAACGTTGCACGAGTACAACATTCGCTGACGTTGGTGGTAAGCAGGCGTGATGAACGCTTCGCTGCTCACCAGGACAAAGGGCAACGGTCAGCTGGCCGCCCGCCGGCTGGGCGACGTGTCGTGGGCGATCGTGCAGGCATCGAGCGCCGCCGGGTTGGCCTGGTATATCGCGCACGACCTGCTGGGTCATTCTGATCCCTTCTTCGCTCCGATCACCGCGGCGGTAACGCTGTCGGCCAGCAACGTGTTTCACGCACAGCGGGTGATCCAGAACATCTGCGGGGTGGCCTTGGGAATCAGCCTGGGCGCCGCGGTGCAACTGCTGCTCGGCAACGAATGGATCGCGATGTCCGGGGCGGTGTTCGCCGCGTTGTCCATCGCGGTGTTGATCGGTCACGGATTTCTCGGCGAGGGACTGACATTCGCCAACCAGACCGCCGGGTCGGCCGTTCTGGTGATGGCGATCACCGGTGGTGACCGCCTCTTCGAGCGTCTGCAGGAAGCCATGATCGGCGGCGGTCTGGCCTTGGCGATGAGTCTGCTGCTGTTCCCGGGCAACCCGGTGGAGATTCTTCGTGCGGCCCGCGTTGCCGTGTTGGATGCTCTGAAAGACGCTCTTGGTCAACCCGATCGGATTCTGCCGGCAGCCGATCGGGTGCATGAGCGCCTGGACGACCTCATCGAGGCCCGCTATCACGCGCGCCTGCTGGCGCGGTTCGCGCCGCTGCGCCGGAACCTGCGCGCCGCCGTCGAAAGCGCCGATCGGCAGGCCGCGGAGTTGACGCTGCTGGCCGGCTCCGTGCTGCACCTGGCCCGAGCGGCAGCGCCGGAGAACCGTGGAGCCGAACCGGCCGAACCCGTGCGCGAGGCGATCGGTGAGCTCGCGGCGGGCCTGAACGACGTCGAGGGTGACGTCGAGGCGGCGAGCGCCCATGCGCGGGCCGCCTGTGGATGCGCGGCGTCGATCGACTCCACTGAGGCCGCGGGGTCTGTGCTGGCCGATGTCGTGACAGCGTGTGCCGAAGACCTGCAGCGGGTCATCGATCTGCGGCCGTGAAAGCCCGGCCTTTTCTTCTGTCTGATTCTCACCGCTGCCGGGAAGCGGCCGGATCGTTAGCATCGTCGAATTGCCCATCGACCGTACGAGTTGAGGATCTCTGTTGAGTCACCGTCTGCGCTGGCTTGGTCGAGTGTCCTGGCTCAACGTCCTGGGCGTAGTCGCAATCGTTTTCGCGGCGACTGCGATCGTGGTCAAAAACCTTCCCGAAGACCGGTCGAATGAGATCCTCAACGTTTCTTACGACCCCACCCGTGAGCTGTACGCGGCGATCGACCAGGCCTTCATCACCAAGTACGGAAACAGATTGACCGTCAGGCAGTCTCACGGCGGCTCGGGTCGGCAGGCGCGCAGCGTCGCGGACGGGTCCCAGCGAGCCCAGGTGGTGTCGCTGGCGCTGATCAGCGACATCGACACGCTGGCCAGGCGCGGGCTGCTGGCAGCCGATTGGCGGCAACGACTCCCCAACAACTCGGTTCCCTACACCTCGACCATCGTCTTCCTGGTCCGCAAGGGCAATCCGAAAGGCATTCGTGACTGGCCGGATCTGGTAGACCGCGACGTCGCGATCGTTTCACCCAACCCGCGCACCTCGGGTAACGGCCAGCTCAGCGTGCTGGCCGCCTGGGGTTCGGTCACCACGCGGGGCGGCAGCCCGGAACAGGCCGGCAGTTATGTGCGGGCACTGCTTCAACATGTCGCGGTCGCTGATGCCGGGGCGCGCGGTGCAGGGGTGAGCTTCACCGTGCAGCGGATCGGTGATGTGCAATTGACGTGGGAGAATGAGGCGCTGCGCGAGGTCGCCGCCAACAAGGACGAACTCGAGATCGTCTACCCGCCCGTGAGCATCCTGGCCGAACCCGCCGTGGCGTGGGTCGACGCCAACCTCGCCGATGCCAGGGTGGCCGGCAACGCCAAGGACTACTTGCGCTATCTGTTCACCGACGCCGCACAGGAAATGATCGCGCAGTACGGTTACCGGCCGTTCCGGACCGACATTCTTGCCCGCCATACCGACCGGCTTCCTTCTCTGAGGCTGTTTCCGGTGACCGCGGTCGCTCGTGACTGGACCGATGCCCGGGAAAAGTTTTTCGGCGACAACGGAATCCTCGACACCCTTACGGCGCCCCCGGTCGCCGCCGCACCGGCGACCTAGAAGATTCACGTGGGTCAACCATTCCAGTACGGCTGGATCAAGGGGCGGGCGGACCTGATCGCCGGCCTGACCGTCGCGGCCATCTCGTTTCCGCAAGCGATCGCGTATGCACTGATCGCCGGTGTGGACCCGAAGTTCGGCGTCTACTCGGCCGTCGTGGTGACGACGATCGCGTCGATCTTCGGGTCGTCCTCGCACCTGATCAACGGACCGACGAGCGCGATCTCACTGCTGGTTTTCACAGCCCTGGCGTTCATCGACTCGGAGAACACCGGGCAGCTGTACCAGGCGCTTTTCCTGCTGGGTGTGCTGGTCGGGGCGTTCCAGATCGTCATCGCAGTCTTCCGGCTCGGCAACCTGACCCGCTACATCTCGGAATCCGTGATCATCGGATTCATGGCCGCCGCGGCCTTCCTGCTCGCCATCGGGCAGCTTGGTAATGCGCTGGGAGTCAAGGACAAAGGCAACGGCCATATGCAGGTGCTACGGCGCGTGTGGCTGACGTTGTTCCGCGGCGATGCGATCAACTACCGAGCGGTGATCGTCAGCGCCACCGCGGTGGTGCTGGCAGTGGTGCTCCGAAAGGTGGTGCAGCGCTTCGGGCTACCGCAGATCGACATGCTCGCCGTGCTGATCATCACCGCACTGATCGCCTATCTGGCCGGCTGGTCGGTGCCGGGCGCCGGCGGGCACACCGCGGTGTCGGTGGCCGCCAAGGTGCCGCGCAGCTTACCGACCCCGCACATCCCTGAGGTCAACACGGCGTGGTTGCCCGAGTTGTCGACCGGGGCCCTGGCCATCGCCTTCGTCGGCATCATCGAAGCGCTGTCGATTGCCAAAGCCATTGCGCACCAAACTCAACAGAAGCTCGACTACAACCGGCAGATCATGGCCGAAGGCCTGGCTAATCTCGGTGGCGGATTCTTCCAAAGCCTGCCGGGATCGGGGTCTTTGTCGCGCTCGGCGATCAACTACCAGTCCGGTGCCGCGACCCGCTTCTCCGGCATCGTCTCGGCCGCAACGGTTGCGGTTGCACTGCTGCTTTTCGCGCCGTTGCTGCGCTATGTCCCGCAGCCGGCGCTGGCCGGACTGCTCCTGGTGACCGCGGCGCGCCTGGTCAACTTCCAGCGCTTGATCTACACGCTGAAGGCGTCCCGGTATGACGCGGGCCTGGTGATCGTGACGGCCGTCACCGGGATTGCGATCGATCTCGACAAGGCCGTGCTGCTGGGCGTCATCCTGTCGATCCTGCTGTTCGTGCCGCGCGCCGCCAAACTCAAGGCCACTGAACTCATCGTTACCCCCGAACGCGTGGTGCGCGAACGTGTTCCGGGTGACGAGCCGGATGCGAGCACCTTCATCTACGACCTGGAGGGAGAGCTGTTCTTCGGGGCCGCAACGGAATTGGACCGCCACCTGGCCGACCTGACGCAACGGATCGAGTCGGAGGATCGGGGCAGGGTGGTGATTCTGCGACTCAAACGCGTACGGCACCCTGATGTGGTGTGCATCGAGCGGATCGAGCATTTCCTTCGCGAACTCACCGACCGGGGCGTCACTGTGCTGCTGGCAGGACTGCGACCCGACACCGCCGCGATCCTGAAGAACGTGGGCTTCGACAGTTGGTTCCCCGCCGAGCACGTCTTCCCCGAGGAGGATAAGGAATTCTCGGCCACGCTCAAAGCCGTGCGCTATGCGCACGCAACGGCGGCAGATCGCCCCGTTGCGCAACCTGACCTGTACTACCTGGTCTGAAATCTGCTCACGGCGTACCCGCCTTCGCCGCGGCGACGACACCGCCGTCCACCAGCAGGTCAGTGCCGGTGATGAAGGTGGCGTCGCTGCCGAGTAGGAATGCGACCGCCGCGGCGATGTCATCGGGGGTCCCGATGCGCCCGGTACCGGACATGGCGATCATGGCCCGCATTCCGTCACCCACGGGCGAAGCGAGTTCCTGTTGCCCCATCGGGGTGGAGATGATGCCCGGGCTGATCGAATTGATGCGGGCTCCTCGACGGCCCCAGTGCGCGCTAGCCGCGCGAACGCGAACAACGTTGGCCTGTTTGGCGATCGGGTAGGCGAAATTCGGCTCACCGATCTTACTGACGAAGTCCAGGGTGAGCAGTTCCTCGGGCGGATTGTGCGCCAATGCCCGTTCCTGCTCGGCCGACAACGGTGGCATGAAGTGGCCGGCCATGCTGGAGATGACGACCCCCGCCCCGCCGGGGGCGATGACGTCGCCGAACTCGCGCAGTACCAGTGCGACACCGAGCAAATCGACAGCCAGGATCGATGCGGCGGAGGCCTGCGCAGGGGAGAGTCCAGCGGTGTGCGCCAGTTGTGTCACATTGCCCAGCGAGTCGGCGAACTCGGCAAGCGCGTGCACCGAGTCAGGCGAAGCGACATCGACCGTCTGACTCTTCACGTCGTATCCGTCGGCGGACAGCGATTCGGCGACCGAGGTCAGCACCCGTTCGTTGTTGTCGGCGAGCAGCACGGTCTTCGACGAGCCCAGCCGCCGGGCGATCGCCTGGCCCATGCCACCAACGCCGATCACGGTCAGCACTTCGCGGTACACCGTCACTGGGTCTCCTCTGCCCAAGCGATATGCCTATCGAAGAATAGGCGCACGGCCGCTACGTTGGATGAAATGTCGGGTCAACGACCGTGGAATATCAACATCCACTACAACGCACTGATCGACGCCGAGGTCTCCGCCGAGGCGGAGCAGGTGCTGGATGTCGGGTGCGGTGACGGCTTTCTGGCCGCCCGATTGGCGGAGCGAATCCCCAGCGTTGTTGCCCTGGACGTCGACGAGCCGGTATTGAAGCGCGCGAGTGCTCGGTTCCCCAACGCGCCAGTGCAGTGGACGCACGGTGACGTGATGACAACCGAGCTACCCAATTTCGACGCCGTGGTGTCCAATGCCGCGTTGCACCACATCGACGACACCCGGGCGGCGTTGGCACGCCTTGCCGGCCTGCTGCGTCCAGACGGAACCTTGGTTGTCGTCACGTTCGTCAAACCATCTGCGCGAGAGGGGTTGTGGCATTTGGCCTCGTTGGTGGCCTGCGGTGTCGTCAACAAGATCCGGGGCAAATGGGAGCACACCGCTCCCATCAAGTGGCCCCCACCGGACAACTTCGCCGAGTTGCGCGGGCACGTGCGTGCGGTGCTTCCCGGCGCACGGATCCGGCGCCTGCTCTACGGAAGGGTGCTGATCAGCTGGCGACCGGCGGATGCAGCCCTGACCCGTCGCCGCCTGGCCGGCCGCACTGATGACCTCGACGGCTTGATTGCGGATGCGCGAACCCAACATCCGCATACCGGCGTGCAGCTCGTCCCTCCTGCACCGCCGCCTCGGCGGCCTCGACCGGACTCGACAGGAACGGCTTGAAATTCGGACCGGCCCTCGCGCAGCAGACGAAAAACCCGATCTGCAACTCGGCGATGGCTGGGGCCGCGCCTGGTTGCGCGAGATCAACGGCGAGGGTGCAGTTTTGCGCGGAATTCATCGAATCGATCTCTGTCGCAACGTCATCCAGCACCGTTTGCCGACGGGCCAGCAGGACGACATTGACGCCAGGAACCCCTATCCGACCGTGCTGACTCGCACGGTGGTGAACTGCCGCCGGGCGATGCGCCATCCCTCGGCCGCGCGCACGATTGTGTCGTCCTAGTAACCGATTCCGTTGATGCCGCATGCGTTTTCGGCCGACATTATCAGGGCGTCGACCTAGGTGCGGGACACGGCGATCTCCGTTGGGATGTGACAGGATTCGCCGCTGGACCGAGCCGCATCGCCTCCGGCGGTTAGCTCGGTGCCTGACTGAGCTTGCCGATGGCGGCCTGCAGCTTGGCTGCGGCCTCGTCGGCGACCTCATGCAGGCCCGGCTGGTCCACGACACGGACCATCAGTTGTGGGTCCATCGCCTCCACCAGGACACCGCCGTCATCGGCAGCGCGTAGTACCACGTTGCACGGCAGCAACTGGCCGATCTGGCGGTCCACGTCCAGGGCGCGGTGCGCGAGCTGCGGATTGCAGGCGCCGAGGATCAGGTAGTCCTCCATGTCCTTGCCGAGCTTCTGCTTCAGCGTGGCCTTGACGTCGATTCTGGTCAGGACGCCGAAGCCCTGTTCGGCGAGAGCCTGCGTGGTCTGTTCGACGGCTTCGCTGAACGAAGTGTGCAGCGTCGTGGTCAAACCGGTGGTTCCTAGTGGCATGGCTGATCCCTTTCTGTTCGTCTAGGCCAGGGCCAGAAAAAGCTTTTCCAACTCGGCTTCGCTCAGCGGCGGCGCGTCCCCGTGCTGCGTGCCGTTGATGCAGTCACGCAGGCCGCATGCGACGATCTTGAACCCGGCACGGTCGAGCGCTTTCGACACCGCTGCGAGTTGGGTAACGACGTCTTTGCAGTTTCGGCCCTGCTCGATCATTGCGATCACGCCGCCGAGTTGACCCTGCGCGCGGCGCAATCGATTGAGCACCGCAGCCATCGTGTCTTCGTCAGAGTTCATCGAATGCCTTCCCGGTATCAACCCTGCCCATACTATACCAATACCCCCTCCGGTATCAGTATAGTCTCGGGCATGGACGAACAGCATCTTCACCACGACGTTCACCAAGGCGTTCTGGATGACCTCAACCCGCAGCATCGGTCGCTTCGTCAGATGATTCCCGGTGTGTACGCCGGATTCGGTGAGATGAGCAAAGCGGCAATGGCGTCCGGCGCCCTCGATGTCAAGTACAAGGAGCTCATTGCGCTGGCGATCGGGGTGGTGCACGGATGTGACGGATGCATCGCCTCCCACGCTAAAGCGGCGGTCCGGGCCGGAGCCTCGAAGGAGGAGGCCGCGGAGGCCCTCGGCGTCAGCATCATGATGTACGGCGGGCCGGGCACCATCTACGGCGCCCGTGCCTACCAGGCGTTTTGCGAGTTCGCCGACGCTCGATCCAAAACCTAGACCCGGCCCCGGGGGTCCTGTCAGCTATTCGCCGGGCACGTTGTCGTGGCCTGCCGCTTGCTTTGCCTACTGTCCGCGTTGAATGATCGGCCGCAGCCTCGCAGAAGGAGCGCCCGTGGGTAAGCGTAAGAGTCGCACCGTCAACCGGTGGGAGTTGGTGACCTGCGCGGTCGCCGGCCACGCCACCTACGCCCCTGACGACGAGCAACTGGCCGAACGCCTGTCTGCCAGGACCGAACTCGGCGAGGTGTGGCGCTGCCTGCGCTGCGGTGACTTTGCGCTTGGTGAACCGCACGGCCGTGGCCATCCCGAAGATGCGCCGATGATCATGCGCGGCAAGGCGTTACGGCAAGCGATCATCATCCGTGCACTGGCCGTCGAGCGGCTCGGGCGGGCCGTCGTGCTGGGGCTGGCGGCGTGGGCGGTATGGACGTTTCGCGGTGCCCGGGGGGCCATCCAGGCCACCCTCGACCGCGACCTGCCGGTCTTTCGTGCCGCCGGATTCAAAGTCGACCAGATGTCGGCGATCCATGAGCTGGAGAAGGCATTGGCGGCCAAACCCTCGACGCTGACCTTGATCACGTGCCTGCTCGCCGCTTATGCCGTGCTCCAAGTCGTCGAAGGCGTCGGCCTTTGGCTGATGAAACGCTGGGGTGAGTATTTCGCGGTGGTGGCCACCTCGGTGTTCCTGCCGTTGGAGATTCACGACCTCCTCAAGGGCATCACGACGACGCGGGTGGCGACCTTGACGATCAACATCGCTGCGGTGCTCTATCTGTTGATCTCCAAGCGGCTGTTCGGGCTACGGGGCGGCCGCAATGCCTACGAAGAGGAACGGCAGGGCGAACAACTCCTCGATCTGGAACGTGCGGCCATGACGGCGGCCTGAGCGCAGACGGCCGAGTAGGTGTGAGCCAGGCGACACCGCTGCTAACTTGACTTCAGTTTAGTCAGCCCCGGAGGATGCCGGTATGAGCGAAACCGCGGGTGCTGCCGTGCGTGACCAAGGCGAGCGAAACCGAATCATCGAATGGGCTGACCCGTTCAGCGCGGCGGAGGCGGCACGCAGCCGCAGCGGCCTGGAGTTCTTGCAGGCCATGGTCGACGGAGAAATTCCGCCGCCGCCCGTGATGAGCACCATCGGCGGCCGGCTCGAATCGGTCTCGGCAGGCACCGCCGTCTTCACCTTGACACCGGCCGAGTTTCACTACAACCCGATCGGGTCGGTACACGGCGGGATGTATTGCACGCTGCTGGATTCGGCCGCCGCGTGCGCCGTGCACAGCATGCTGCCCGCCGGGGTGGCCTACACCAGCCTCGATCTATCGGTGCGGTTCATCGGCGCGATGAGCGTCGAGACCGGCCCGGTCCGATGCACCGGCACGGTGACGCATTTGGGCCGGCGCACCGCGCTGGCCGAGGCGAAATTGACCAGTTGTTCCGGGAAACTGCTGGCCACCGCCACTAGTAACTGCCTGATTCTGAACCCATGAGGTCGACGTGAAACTCTCGGGACGGCTCGCCGATCGGGATGGCTGGACGGCGGCCGACTGGTGCCCGATGGAATACGCGCTGCAGTTGATCGGCACCCATTCGGCCATGGTGCTGCTTCGCGAAGCCTTCTGGGGCGGAAGGCGTTTCGATGATCTGGCGCGTCGCGCCGGGGTTACCGAACAGATTGCCGCCAAGCGGTTGCGCCAGCTCGTCGAGGCGGGGTTGATGGAGAAGCGGCCGTACAAGGAACGCGGCCAGCGCACGCGGTACGAGTACGTTCTCACCGAGCGGGGGCATGCCCTGTTCCCGGTGCTGATCAGCCTGATCGAATTCGGCAGGCTGCTGCAGGCCGAGCCCGGTACGGAGTTGGTGCACGACGGCTGCGGTGAGCCAGTGGCCCCACAGGTGCGATGCGCGGCCGGACACGATGTTTCGTTTTCCGACGTCGTCATTCGAAAAGCGAAGCGCTGACTGGAAATACTGTGATTACCCCGACCTCTGCGACACGGTGTGCGGGATCGCACACCGCACATCCGGGCGGCGTATCACGTTGTTCACCGCCCCGCGGTGCAGGCTTAAAGGGAATCGGCTGATATGGCACCAGGCGACGTACCGAAGTCGCACCAATGAAGGATCGACACCGTGACAGCACTACAGAACTTGCTTAACCAGAGCCCCGGTGGCTCTGCCATCGCCGCGCCGATGAAGGCACGCGCCTGCCGCGCTTTGTACGCGATGCGGCGCGGCCGCCCGTCACAGAGGGTCACCGGCCCGAACCTGATGCGGCCTGGCTCGGAACGCTGCTGACCCGCCATCACCTCCCCCATTCTGCACCTGCTTGCGGCGTGCCCACTCCCAAGGACAAGGATTCGTCTTGTCGCTCAACGGATCTGGCTGGCTGGCTCACGTCTGACCACGATGAGCCATGCTGCGCAATTGACCGCCAGGCCGCACAGCCGCGTCGATAGTGTGGATGCAGCTGGGGTGCGGTGCTGTGGCGCACCGACGGCCTGAGCACCCTTGTTGCGCAAGTTGCTCATCGTCGCACTGGTCATCGAGGTCGCTCTGTGTACGACGCGGCCCGCCGCCCGTCGGCCGCGTTGGGCGGGTGGTCGATGTTGACCAGCGTGCGGGCGATCTTCTCGAGGCGGGTGTTGGAGTCTTGTGACAGTTTGACCAGTAGATCGAAGGCAGCAGCAGCATCGACATCGAACCGTTCCATGAGCATGCCTTTGGCCTGGCCGATGATGTCGCGTGACTCGATGGCGTGCCGAAGGTGCTCGACCTCGGCCAGGTGGCGGGCGCTATTCACCGCATCGACCGCGGCCAGGGTATGCAGTATCTCGGTCGGCGGTAACGAACCGGTAGCATCGATGGCCCGCGCGATGACCGCGAGTGCCATCCCGATATCGGAAATCTCCGCTCCGTAGCGGTGCACGACGCCGACAAGCTCACCGTGGTCGACGAGCGGAGTGTTGACCGGACTCCACACCCTGGGAACGAACTGCCCCGGAGCGTCGGGATCGGGGATGTCGTAGCGCTGGATCCACAAGTTGTCGATCTCTTCGCGGCGCATCGCAGTTTCCAGCGACGCCGCCAGGCGTGCGACGCCGTTTGCCTGCGGGTCATCGGGATCTTCGGGGAAAGCATCGAATAAGAACTGTCCGATCAACTCACCCTTCCCGCGCAAAGTCGCGTGCTCATAGGCGGCGCTGGCGGCGCGGATCGTCAAGTTGCGGTCGAGCACCACAAATCCGTCGCTGGGCACCCTGTCGGCCATATCCCGAGCGATCGCCTCAAACCTGCCCCGCCGTATCACGTCAGATAGCGAGCCCTAACGACCTGATCCTGCAAGACCGCACAGTAGGAGACGATACCGCCACCTGCGGCCGCGATCAGCGCGCTGGGCGCGCAGCGGGTCTTCGAAGTGATTGCCTACCCGTGGCTCCGGCCGAGTTGGGACGGCGACGACGACCTTGTCATCGCCGAAGTGACAGTGCGCGCGGCGGGTCGGTGACGGCTTCGCGATGACGCTGGTCCTGGGCACGGTGGCTCGCGAGCAGTCCACCACTTGCTTGCGTCGATCGACCCGCTGCCCCGATCGCCGAGAAGGCCGAGTCGTAGGTCTTCCGGCTTAGGCCCGGTACGGTCGCGGTATGGCTCTCCCCCCTGCAGGAAGTAACAGTGCGGCCATCGTCACCGGGGCATCGTCGGGCATCGGCGAGGAGATCGCCACGATTCTGGCGAAACGCGGCTACCACATCGTCCTGGTTGCCCGCAGCGCCGACCGGCTGGAGGCGCTCGCCAGAAAATTGGGATCCAAGGCGCATCCACTGCCCGCCGACCTCGCCCGGCGCAGCGACCGTGCGACCCTGCTGGATCGGGTGGGCGAGCTGGGGCTGACCCCCGACATCCTGATCAACAATGCAGGCCTGTCAACGCTGGGAGTGGTGG harbors:
- a CDS encoding SDR family oxidoreductase, translated to MYREVLTVIGVGGMGQAIARRLGSSKTVLLADNNERVLTSVAESLSADGYDVKSQTVDVASPDSVHALAEFADSLGNVTQLAHTAGLSPAQASAASILAVDLLGVALVLREFGDVIAPGGAGVVISSMAGHFMPPLSAEQERALAHNPPEELLTLDFVSKIGEPNFAYPIAKQANVVRVRAASAHWGRRGARINSISPGIISTPMGQQELASPVGDGMRAMIAMSGTGRIGTPDDIAAAVAFLLGSDATFITGTDLLVDGGVVAAAKAGTP
- a CDS encoding carboxymuconolactone decarboxylase family protein — encoded protein: MDEQHLHHDVHQGVLDDLNPQHRSLRQMIPGVYAGFGEMSKAAMASGALDVKYKELIALAIGVVHGCDGCIASHAKAAVRAGASKEEAAEALGVSIMMYGGPGTIYGARAYQAFCEFADARSKT
- a CDS encoding DUF302 domain-containing protein — encoded protein: MPLGTTGLTTTLHTSFSEAVEQTTQALAEQGFGVLTRIDVKATLKQKLGKDMEDYLILGACNPQLAHRALDVDRQIGQLLPCNVVLRAADDGGVLVEAMDPQLMVRVVDQPGLHEVADEAAAKLQAAIGKLSQAPS
- a CDS encoding winged helix-turn-helix transcriptional regulator is translated as MEYALQLIGTHSAMVLLREAFWGGRRFDDLARRAGVTEQIAAKRLRQLVEAGLMEKRPYKERGQRTRYEYVLTERGHALFPVLISLIEFGRLLQAEPGTELVHDGCGEPVAPQVRCAAGHDVSFSDVVIRKAKR
- a CDS encoding metal-sensitive transcriptional regulator; the protein is MNSDEDTMAAVLNRLRRAQGQLGGVIAMIEQGRNCKDVVTQLAAVSKALDRAGFKIVACGLRDCINGTQHGDAPPLSEAELEKLFLALA
- a CDS encoding DUF2127 domain-containing protein, which gives rise to MGKRKSRTVNRWELVTCAVAGHATYAPDDEQLAERLSARTELGEVWRCLRCGDFALGEPHGRGHPEDAPMIMRGKALRQAIIIRALAVERLGRAVVLGLAAWAVWTFRGARGAIQATLDRDLPVFRAAGFKVDQMSAIHELEKALAAKPSTLTLITCLLAAYAVLQVVEGVGLWLMKRWGEYFAVVATSVFLPLEIHDLLKGITTTRVATLTINIAAVLYLLISKRLFGLRGGRNAYEEERQGEQLLDLERAAMTAA
- a CDS encoding SulP family inorganic anion transporter, which encodes MGQPFQYGWIKGRADLIAGLTVAAISFPQAIAYALIAGVDPKFGVYSAVVVTTIASIFGSSSHLINGPTSAISLLVFTALAFIDSENTGQLYQALFLLGVLVGAFQIVIAVFRLGNLTRYISESVIIGFMAAAAFLLAIGQLGNALGVKDKGNGHMQVLRRVWLTLFRGDAINYRAVIVSATAVVLAVVLRKVVQRFGLPQIDMLAVLIITALIAYLAGWSVPGAGGHTAVSVAAKVPRSLPTPHIPEVNTAWLPELSTGALAIAFVGIIEALSIAKAIAHQTQQKLDYNRQIMAEGLANLGGGFFQSLPGSGSLSRSAINYQSGAATRFSGIVSAATVAVALLLFAPLLRYVPQPALAGLLLVTAARLVNFQRLIYTLKASRYDAGLVIVTAVTGIAIDLDKAVLLGVILSILLFVPRAAKLKATELIVTPERVVRERVPGDEPDASTFIYDLEGELFFGAATELDRHLADLTQRIESEDRGRVVILRLKRVRHPDVVCIERIEHFLRELTDRGVTVLLAGLRPDTAAILKNVGFDSWFPAEHVFPEEDKEFSATLKAVRYAHATAADRPVAQPDLYYLV
- a CDS encoding PaaI family thioesterase, which produces MSETAGAAVRDQGERNRIIEWADPFSAAEAARSRSGLEFLQAMVDGEIPPPPVMSTIGGRLESVSAGTAVFTLTPAEFHYNPIGSVHGGMYCTLLDSAAACAVHSMLPAGVAYTSLDLSVRFIGAMSVETGPVRCTGTVTHLGRRTALAEAKLTSCSGKLLATATSNCLILNP